A stretch of the Luteimonas sp. JM171 genome encodes the following:
- a CDS encoding peptidoglycan DD-metalloendopeptidase family protein yields the protein MRVFRVALLVVAASLFLAACGTSKVVREGGTPGAGASTPRPGQTVTVKRGDTVYRLAVNNGISPLDLATWNNIAPPYTIYPGQKLRLYPSGRSGASSSRTASTPSRTTPAQRPSTPPAAAPDPAPPPARSSVAWRWPAEGQLVNRFAAGDPTRQGIGIAGSSGQAVVAAGDGVVVYSGSGLVGYGELIIVKHDDEWLSAYGHNRSRLVNEGERVRAGQQIAEMGRTGAARDMLHFEIRHNGRPVDPMAHLPRR from the coding sequence ATGCGTGTATTCCGCGTTGCCCTGCTGGTCGTGGCCGCAAGCCTGTTCCTCGCCGCCTGCGGCACCAGCAAGGTGGTGCGCGAAGGCGGTACGCCCGGGGCCGGTGCGTCGACGCCGCGGCCGGGCCAGACCGTCACCGTCAAGCGCGGTGACACGGTGTACCGGCTCGCTGTCAACAACGGCATCAGCCCGCTGGATCTGGCGACCTGGAACAACATCGCGCCGCCCTACACGATCTATCCGGGCCAGAAGCTGCGCCTGTACCCTTCAGGCCGCAGCGGCGCTTCGTCGTCGCGCACCGCCTCCACGCCGTCCCGCACCACCCCTGCGCAGCGCCCGTCCACGCCGCCTGCCGCAGCGCCGGATCCCGCGCCGCCCCCGGCCCGGAGTTCCGTTGCGTGGCGCTGGCCGGCGGAGGGCCAGCTGGTGAACCGTTTCGCGGCCGGGGATCCCACCCGCCAGGGCATCGGCATCGCCGGCAGCAGCGGCCAGGCCGTGGTGGCCGCCGGGGATGGCGTCGTCGTGTACTCGGGTTCGGGCCTGGTGGGCTACGGCGAGCTGATCATCGTCAAGCACGACGACGAGTGGCTGTCCGCCTACGGGCACAACCGCTCACGCCTGGTCAACGAGGGCGAGCGCGTGCGCGCGGGCCAGCAGATCGCCGAGATGGGCCGCACGGGTGCCGCCCGCGACATGCTGCACTTCGAGATCCGCCACAACGGGCGTCCGGTGGACCCCATGGCGCACCTGCCGCGGCGCTGA
- the hflX gene encoding ribosome rescue GTPase HflX: protein MFERSRKGEHALLIQPHAGGAPDEDALEEFSELARSAGATVATVLGARLDRPNPATLVGSGKLEEMRAAADATGADLVLVNHPLTPVQERNLEKALERRVVDRTGLILDIFAQRARSHEGKLQVELAQLRHMATRLVRGWTHLDSQRGGAIGLRGPGETQLETDRRLLQKRVDQLQKRLEKVEVQRGQMRRARIRSELPRVALVGYTNAGKSTLFNALTGAGAYAADQLFATLDPTVRKISLPGGNVVLADTVGFVRDLPHELVAAFRSTLGEARDADLLLHLVDAADPLRDERIAQVDAVLEEIGAGDIPQLLVFNKIDRIEGAAPRHDRPHGAAGNGQPQRERVWISARDGDGLDLLRTALAGSLGLKRVTGELELPSSAGRLRAQLHELDAVREESHDERGWHLRIDLPHGDAARLAAGPEGQPLRTLLAAR, encoded by the coding sequence TTGTTTGAACGCAGCCGCAAGGGCGAACACGCCCTGCTGATCCAGCCCCACGCCGGTGGCGCGCCCGATGAGGACGCGCTGGAAGAATTCTCCGAACTGGCGCGCTCGGCCGGTGCCACCGTGGCCACCGTGCTCGGCGCGCGGCTGGACCGGCCCAACCCGGCCACGCTCGTGGGCAGTGGCAAGCTGGAGGAAATGCGCGCCGCCGCGGACGCCACCGGCGCCGACCTGGTGCTGGTCAATCATCCGCTCACCCCGGTGCAGGAGCGCAACTTGGAAAAGGCGCTCGAGCGGCGGGTGGTGGACCGCACCGGCCTGATCCTGGACATCTTCGCCCAGCGCGCCCGCAGCCACGAAGGCAAGCTCCAGGTGGAACTGGCGCAGCTGCGCCACATGGCCACCCGCCTGGTGCGGGGCTGGACCCACCTGGACAGCCAGCGCGGCGGCGCGATCGGGCTGCGCGGCCCGGGTGAAACCCAGCTGGAAACCGACCGCCGCCTGCTGCAGAAGCGGGTGGACCAGCTGCAGAAGCGGCTGGAGAAGGTGGAAGTGCAGCGCGGGCAGATGCGCCGGGCGCGGATCCGCAGCGAGCTGCCGCGGGTGGCGCTGGTGGGATATACCAATGCCGGCAAGTCGACCCTGTTCAACGCGCTGACCGGTGCCGGCGCCTACGCCGCCGACCAGCTGTTCGCCACGCTCGATCCCACCGTGCGGAAGATCTCGCTGCCCGGCGGCAACGTGGTGCTGGCCGATACCGTCGGCTTTGTGCGCGATCTGCCGCACGAGCTGGTAGCGGCGTTCCGCTCCACCCTTGGCGAGGCCCGTGACGCGGACCTGCTGCTGCATCTGGTCGATGCCGCCGATCCGCTGCGCGACGAGCGCATCGCCCAGGTGGATGCGGTGCTGGAGGAGATCGGCGCCGGCGATATCCCGCAACTGCTGGTGTTCAACAAGATCGACCGCATCGAAGGCGCCGCGCCGCGCCACGACCGGCCGCATGGCGCCGCGGGCAACGGCCAGCCGCAGCGCGAGCGGGTCTGGATCTCAGCGCGCGATGGCGACGGGCTGGACCTGTTGCGCACGGCCCTGGCAGGCAGCCTCGGGCTGAAGCGCGTGACCGGCGAGCTGGAGCTGCCCTCTTCGGCCGGCCGGCTGCGCGCGCAGCTGCACGAACTGGACGCGGTGCGCGAGGAAAGCCACGACGAGCGCGGCTGGCACCTGCGCATCGACCTTCCGCACGGCGATGCGGCGCGGCTTGCCGCCGGCCCGGAAGGACAGCCGCTGCGCACGCTGCTCGCCGCCCGGTGA
- the hfq gene encoding RNA chaperone Hfq, with translation MSKGQSLQDPFLNALRRERVPVSIYLVNGIKLQGTIESFDQFVVLLRNTVSQMVYKHAISTVVPARNVRVGPGGGHVQAAGEGNGEPAPTQGE, from the coding sequence ATGTCCAAGGGACAGTCCTTGCAGGACCCTTTCCTGAACGCCCTTCGCCGCGAGCGCGTTCCGGTTTCGATCTATCTCGTCAACGGCATCAAATTGCAGGGCACCATCGAGTCGTTCGACCAGTTCGTGGTGCTGCTGCGCAATACCGTCAGCCAGATGGTCTACAAGCACGCGATCTCCACCGTGGTTCCCGCGCGCAACGTGCGGGTTGGGCCAGGCGGGGGCCATGTGCAGGCGGCGGGCGAGGGCAACGGCGAGCCCGCGCCAACGCAGGGCGAGTGA
- the folP gene encoding dihydropteroate synthase has protein sequence MFDTTPTLDCGGRPLALDRPRVMGIVNVTPDSFSDGGSHFDHDAAVAHGLALAGEGADILDIGGQSTRPGSEEVPLEEELRRTVPVIERLARETRLPLSIDTSRPEVMRAAVEAGAGMINDVYALRREGALDAAAELGVPVVLMHMLGEPRSMQDAPHYDDVVGDVHRFLAERIFAAEMAGIDKRRIIADPGFGFGKTTDHNFALLAQFERFAELGVPVLAGFSRKRSIGEITGRDSPRERVAGSVAAHLVAAQRGARIVRVHDVAQTVDTLKVWAAVEAVPMPRKPAPGPAVSWPEDV, from the coding sequence ATGTTCGACACCACCCCAACGCTTGACTGCGGCGGGCGCCCCTTGGCGCTCGACCGCCCCCGGGTGATGGGGATCGTCAACGTGACCCCGGATTCGTTTTCCGACGGCGGGTCGCACTTCGACCACGACGCGGCGGTTGCGCATGGATTGGCGCTGGCCGGCGAAGGCGCCGACATCCTCGACATCGGCGGGCAGTCCACCCGGCCGGGATCGGAAGAGGTGCCGCTGGAGGAAGAGCTGCGGCGCACGGTCCCGGTCATCGAGCGTCTGGCCCGCGAAACCCGGCTGCCGCTGAGCATCGACACCTCGCGCCCGGAGGTGATGCGCGCGGCCGTCGAGGCAGGCGCGGGGATGATCAACGATGTCTACGCGCTTCGCCGCGAGGGCGCGCTGGACGCTGCGGCGGAGCTGGGCGTGCCGGTGGTGCTGATGCACATGCTGGGTGAGCCGCGCTCGATGCAGGATGCGCCCCACTACGACGACGTGGTCGGCGACGTGCACCGGTTCCTCGCAGAACGCATTTTTGCCGCCGAAATGGCAGGGATCGACAAGCGCCGGATCATCGCCGATCCCGGCTTCGGCTTCGGCAAGACCACGGACCACAACTTCGCCCTGTTGGCACAGTTCGAGCGCTTCGCCGAGCTGGGCGTGCCGGTGCTGGCGGGCTTTTCCCGCAAGCGCAGCATTGGCGAAATCACCGGGCGTGATTCCCCTCGCGAGCGGGTGGCCGGTTCCGTCGCGGCGCACCTTGTGGCCGCCCAGCGCGGCGCGCGGATCGTTCGCGTGCACGACGTTGCGCAGACCGTTGACACACTGAAGGTCTGGGCCGCCGTGGAGGCGGTTCCCATGCCCCGGAAGCCGGCGCCAGGCCCGGCGGTCAGCTGGCCGGAAGACGTCTGA
- the miaA gene encoding tRNA (adenosine(37)-N6)-dimethylallyltransferase MiaA, with translation MSIDSRPPVIAIMGPTASGKTAFAVECARALDGEIISVDSALVYRGLDIGAAKPTLEERGGVPHHLIDVRDPWEPYSAAEFAIDARAALDAIAARGRLPILAGGTGLYFQALLRGLSAMPAADPDVRAQLAHEAGHRGWAALHADLAQVDPEAARRIHATDAQRIQRALEVYRLTGRPISALQREAPRRLPYRVLKLVLAPADRAVLHGRIARRFDAILRAGFLAEVEALRAQPRLRDHPAPLDLPALRAVGYRQAWEHLDGATSADVFVERAIAATRQLAKRQLTWLRGELDARWFDPAHDARGLDDAIAKFLGIPGVAAP, from the coding sequence ATGTCCATTGATTCCCGGCCGCCGGTCATCGCGATCATGGGCCCGACCGCGTCGGGCAAGACCGCCTTCGCGGTGGAGTGCGCGCGCGCGCTGGACGGGGAGATCATCAGCGTTGATTCCGCGCTGGTGTACCGCGGGCTGGACATCGGCGCGGCCAAGCCGACGCTGGAAGAGCGCGGCGGCGTCCCGCACCACCTGATCGACGTCCGCGATCCCTGGGAGCCCTATTCCGCGGCCGAGTTTGCGATCGATGCGCGGGCGGCGCTGGATGCCATTGCCGCCCGGGGGCGGCTGCCTATCCTGGCCGGCGGCACAGGTCTGTATTTCCAGGCGCTGCTGCGCGGCCTTTCGGCGATGCCGGCGGCCGACCCCGATGTCCGCGCGCAGCTGGCGCACGAGGCCGGCCACCGGGGCTGGGCCGCGCTGCATGCGGACCTGGCGCAGGTGGATCCGGAAGCCGCCCGGCGCATCCACGCCACGGATGCGCAGCGGATCCAGCGGGCGCTGGAGGTCTACCGGCTGACCGGTCGCCCGATCAGCGCACTGCAGCGTGAGGCGCCGCGGCGACTGCCGTACCGGGTGCTCAAGCTGGTGCTGGCGCCGGCGGACCGGGCGGTGCTGCACGGGCGGATCGCCCGGCGCTTCGATGCCATACTGCGCGCCGGGTTCCTGGCCGAAGTGGAGGCGCTGCGCGCGCAGCCGCGCCTGCGCGACCACCCGGCGCCGCTGGACCTTCCCGCGCTGCGGGCGGTGGGATACCGGCAGGCGTGGGAGCATCTTGATGGCGCCACTTCCGCCGATGTCTTCGTTGAACGGGCGATCGCCGCGACCCGCCAGCTGGCCAAGCGCCAGCTGACCTGGCTGCGGGGCGAACTGGATGCGCGGTGGTTCGATCCGGCGCACGACGCGCGTGGCCTGGACGATGCCATCGCCAAGTTCCTCGGCATACCGGGGGTGGCGGCGCCCTGA
- a CDS encoding Mth938-like domain-containing protein, giving the protein MELHLDKPDYEYFLRGADGASALVNERRIRRSFVISPNTLVEDWPVHDAAALQAGDLDALLALEPELILLGTGARQEFPPAEVLGASLSRGIALESMTNDSAARTYHVLAGEGRRVVAAFIFPAG; this is encoded by the coding sequence ATGGAACTGCACCTCGACAAGCCCGACTACGAATATTTCCTGCGCGGCGCCGACGGCGCCTCGGCGCTGGTCAATGAGCGCCGGATCCGCCGCAGCTTCGTGATCTCCCCCAACACCCTGGTGGAGGACTGGCCGGTGCACGATGCCGCCGCCCTGCAGGCCGGGGACCTGGACGCGCTCCTCGCCCTGGAACCCGAACTGATCCTGCTTGGCACCGGCGCCAGGCAGGAGTTCCCGCCGGCCGAGGTCCTGGGCGCGAGCCTGTCGCGCGGGATCGCGCTGGAGAGCATGACCAACGATTCGGCGGCGCGCACCTACCACGTGCTCGCCGGCGAAGGCCGGCGCGTGGTGGCGGCCTTCATCTTCCCGGCCGGTTGA
- the rlmE gene encoding 23S rRNA (uridine(2552)-2'-O)-methyltransferase RlmE, protein MARSKSSQRWLKEHFSDPYVKRAQAEGMRSRAVYKLEELVARDRLLKPGMTVVDLGAAPGGWSQWVRQELDRMDASRPGRVIALDILEMPPLAGVEFLQGDFREDAVLSRLETALGGRPVDLVLSDMAPNKSGMGAVDQPRMMYLAELAMDFADRHLKPGGAFLIKLFHGVGFDDYVRELRRRYDRVVIRKPSASRQRSPEVYALAQGKRTHIK, encoded by the coding sequence ATGGCCCGCAGCAAGAGCAGCCAGCGCTGGCTGAAAGAGCATTTCTCCGACCCGTACGTGAAACGGGCCCAGGCGGAGGGCATGCGCTCGCGCGCGGTTTACAAGCTCGAGGAGCTCGTGGCCCGGGACCGGCTGCTCAAGCCGGGCATGACCGTGGTGGACCTGGGCGCCGCCCCGGGGGGCTGGTCGCAGTGGGTCCGCCAGGAGCTGGACCGGATGGATGCCTCGCGCCCGGGCCGGGTCATTGCGCTGGACATCCTTGAGATGCCGCCGCTGGCAGGCGTGGAGTTCCTTCAGGGCGATTTCAGGGAAGATGCGGTCTTATCGAGGCTTGAGACGGCGCTGGGGGGCCGGCCCGTGGACCTTGTTTTGTCGGACATGGCCCCCAACAAGAGTGGCATGGGTGCCGTGGACCAGCCGCGGATGATGTACCTGGCCGAGCTGGCCATGGATTTCGCCGACCGCCACCTGAAGCCGGGCGGCGCGTTTCTGATCAAGCTGTTCCACGGCGTGGGCTTCGATGACTACGTCCGGGAACTGCGGCGGCGCTACGACCGGGTCGTCATCCGCAAGCCCTCGGCATCGCGCCAGCGGTCGCCGGAAGTCTATGCCCTTGCACAGGGCAAGCGCACCCATATCAAGTAG
- a CDS encoding protein-L-isoaspartate(D-aspartate) O-methyltransferase, producing the protein MTPRLRLQPEAIGMGLTSQRVRDRLIERLRESGISNERVLNVIRVLPRHLFVDEALATRAYEDTALPIGHGQTISQPWVVAKMTEEALAHGMPATALEVGTGSGYQAAILASLGVQVYTVERIGELLRVARKRFRSLGLNVRSRHDDGRIGWPEHAPFDAILVTAGAPALVDGLVDQLAPGGVLVAPVGGADGQVLVKLRKRADGTIERSEIAPVVFVPLLPGVID; encoded by the coding sequence ATGACGCCGCGCCTGCGCCTGCAGCCCGAGGCGATCGGAATGGGGCTGACCTCGCAGCGGGTCCGCGACCGCCTGATCGAGCGCCTGCGCGAATCGGGCATCAGCAACGAGCGGGTGCTCAACGTCATCCGCGTGCTGCCCCGGCACCTGTTCGTGGACGAGGCCCTGGCCACCCGCGCCTACGAGGACACCGCGCTGCCGATCGGCCACGGCCAGACCATTTCCCAGCCGTGGGTGGTGGCCAAGATGACCGAGGAGGCGCTCGCCCACGGCATGCCGGCCACGGCGCTGGAGGTGGGCACCGGCTCGGGCTACCAGGCCGCGATCCTGGCGTCGCTGGGCGTGCAGGTGTACACGGTCGAGCGCATTGGCGAGCTGCTGCGGGTGGCGCGCAAGCGCTTCCGTTCGCTGGGCCTCAACGTGCGCAGCCGCCATGATGACGGCCGCATCGGCTGGCCCGAGCATGCCCCGTTCGATGCGATCCTGGTCACCGCCGGCGCCCCGGCCCTGGTGGACGGCCTGGTCGACCAGCTGGCGCCGGGTGGCGTGCTGGTGGCGCCGGTTGGCGGCGCCGATGGTCAGGTCCTGGTCAAATTGCGCAAACGCGCGGATGGCACCATCGAGCGCAGCGAAATCGCGCCGGTGGTGTTCGTGCCGCTGCTTCCCGGAGTGATCGACTGA
- the surE gene encoding 5'/3'-nucleotidase SurE, protein MRILVSNDDGVDAPGIRILADGLRDAGHEVLIVAPDRDRSGASNSLTLDMPLRVAQVEEGVWRVHGTPTDSVHVAIAGMLDREPDIVVSGINNTANMGDDVIYSGTVAAAMEGRFLGLPAVAMSLVTADHVGKHYETAARAAVEIVERLKADPLPADTILNVNVPDIPWRDIRGFEVTRLGNRHRSEACVPIEDPRGRSWWWIGPAGPEQDGGPGTDFHAVRAGNISITPILVDLTRYQALEQVSTWVGGLAAELKEGGA, encoded by the coding sequence ATGCGGATTCTGGTCAGCAACGACGACGGCGTGGATGCGCCGGGCATCCGGATCCTCGCCGACGGCTTGCGTGATGCCGGCCATGAAGTCCTGATCGTCGCGCCCGACCGCGACCGTTCCGGCGCCAGCAATTCGCTCACCCTCGACATGCCCCTGCGGGTCGCGCAGGTTGAAGAGGGCGTCTGGCGGGTCCACGGCACTCCCACCGATTCGGTCCACGTCGCCATTGCCGGCATGCTCGACCGCGAACCCGACATCGTGGTTTCGGGCATCAACAACACCGCCAACATGGGCGACGACGTGATCTATTCCGGCACCGTGGCGGCGGCGATGGAAGGCCGTTTCCTGGGCCTTCCCGCGGTGGCGATGTCGCTGGTCACGGCCGACCACGTGGGCAAGCACTATGAAACCGCGGCGCGCGCGGCGGTGGAGATCGTCGAGCGCCTGAAGGCCGATCCGCTGCCGGCCGACACCATCCTCAACGTCAACGTGCCGGATATCCCCTGGCGCGACATCCGCGGCTTCGAGGTCACCCGGCTGGGCAACCGCCACCGTTCGGAGGCGTGCGTGCCGATCGAGGACCCGCGCGGGCGCAGCTGGTGGTGGATCGGGCCGGCGGGCCCCGAGCAGGATGGCGGCCCGGGCACCGATTTCCACGCGGTGCGCGCTGGCAACATCTCGATCACGCCGATCCTGGTGGATCTCACGCGCTACCAGGCCCTGGAGCAGGTCAGCACCTGGGTGGGCGGGCTGGCCGCCGAGCTGAAGGAGGGCGGGGCATGA
- the putP gene encoding sodium/proline symporter PutP produces MIQSSTPLIVTFLVYLAGMLLIGYYAWRSTKNFDDYILGGRRLSPTTTALSAGASDMSGWLMMGLPGAMYLNGLSEAWIGLGLVTGAWLNWHYVAGPLRVYTERTGNALTLPDYMTNRFKDTNKVLRVLSALVILVFFAVYCASGVVAGGRLFESVFGMSYTQAILWGAAVTVAYSLVGGFLAVSWTDVAQGTMMLFALLVTPVLVLMHSGGPVDALEVIRELDPTRLNWIGAGGVIAIISALSWGLGYCGQPHILARFMAAESIQSIPKARRIGMGWMILCMVGSLTVGFFGIAYFALNPDAAGPVEANPERVFIIAVELLFNPWIAGIILSAILAAVMSTLSSQLIVCSSVLSEDFYRGFVRKDASQRELVWVGRASVLLVALVALWLARDPDSRVLGLVAYAWAGFGSAFGPVLILSLFWGRMTRNGALAGMVTGAVVVIAWKEIVVEQLGFALYEMVPGFIAATLAIVVVSLLGREPDEEIQGTHKQVRLSLRETGY; encoded by the coding sequence ATGATCCAGTCCAGCACGCCGCTCATCGTCACCTTTCTCGTTTACCTGGCCGGAATGCTGTTGATCGGCTACTACGCCTGGCGCTCGACCAAGAACTTCGACGACTACATCCTGGGCGGCCGCAGGCTCAGCCCCACCACCACCGCGCTGTCGGCCGGTGCGTCGGACATGAGCGGCTGGCTGATGATGGGCCTGCCCGGGGCGATGTACCTCAACGGCCTGTCCGAGGCCTGGATCGGTCTTGGGCTGGTGACGGGCGCGTGGCTCAACTGGCACTACGTGGCCGGTCCGCTGCGGGTCTATACCGAGCGCACCGGCAATGCGCTGACGTTGCCGGACTACATGACCAACCGCTTCAAGGACACCAACAAAGTGCTGCGGGTGCTGTCGGCGCTGGTGATCCTGGTGTTCTTCGCCGTGTACTGCGCGTCGGGTGTGGTTGCCGGCGGGCGGCTGTTCGAGAGCGTGTTCGGGATGAGCTACACGCAGGCGATCCTCTGGGGCGCGGCGGTGACCGTGGCCTACAGCCTGGTGGGCGGGTTCCTGGCGGTGAGTTGGACCGACGTGGCGCAGGGCACGATGATGCTCTTCGCACTGCTGGTCACGCCGGTGCTGGTGCTGATGCACAGCGGCGGTCCGGTCGACGCCCTGGAGGTCATCCGCGAGCTCGACCCGACCAGGCTCAACTGGATCGGCGCCGGCGGCGTAATCGCGATCATCTCGGCGCTGTCCTGGGGGCTGGGCTATTGCGGGCAGCCGCATATCCTGGCGCGCTTCATGGCGGCCGAAAGCATCCAGTCGATCCCCAAGGCGCGCCGCATTGGCATGGGCTGGATGATCCTGTGCATGGTCGGATCGCTGACGGTGGGCTTTTTCGGCATCGCGTATTTCGCCCTCAACCCGGATGCGGCGGGGCCGGTGGAGGCCAATCCGGAGCGGGTGTTCATCATCGCGGTGGAGCTGCTGTTCAACCCGTGGATCGCGGGCATCATCCTGTCGGCGATCCTGGCGGCAGTGATGAGCACGCTGTCGAGCCAGCTGATCGTGTGTTCCAGTGTGCTGTCGGAGGACTTCTACCGCGGGTTCGTGCGCAAGGACGCCAGCCAGCGCGAGCTGGTGTGGGTGGGCCGCGCCAGCGTGCTGCTGGTTGCGCTGGTGGCGCTGTGGCTGGCGCGAGATCCCGACAGCCGCGTATTGGGTCTGGTGGCATACGCCTGGGCCGGGTTCGGTTCTGCGTTCGGCCCGGTGCTGATCCTTTCGCTATTCTGGGGCCGGATGACCCGCAACGGGGCGCTGGCCGGGATGGTCACCGGCGCGGTGGTGGTGATCGCCTGGAAGGAAATCGTGGTGGAGCAGCTCGGGTTCGCCCTGTATGAAATGGTGCCGGGCTTCATCGCGGCCACCCTGGCGATCGTCGTGGTCAGCCTGCTGGGCAGGGAGCCGGACGAGGAGATCCAGGGCACGCACAAGCAGGTGCGCCTGTCGCTGCGGGAGACGGGTTACTGA
- the yhbY gene encoding ribosome assembly RNA-binding protein YhbY, translating into MPAALTAAQIRFLRGQAHDLKAILQVGGKGLTDPVLAELDGALEHHELVKVKITAEDRVARDDIVAELADRSGASLVQRIGNVAVLYRPSTGKRQIVLPRP; encoded by the coding sequence ATGCCAGCCGCCCTGACTGCCGCCCAGATCCGATTCCTCCGCGGCCAGGCACATGACCTCAAGGCAATCCTCCAGGTCGGGGGCAAGGGCCTGACCGATCCGGTGCTGGCCGAACTCGACGGCGCCCTGGAGCACCACGAGCTGGTGAAGGTGAAGATCACGGCCGAGGACCGCGTCGCCCGCGATGACATCGTCGCCGAGCTGGCGGACCGCAGCGGCGCGTCGCTGGTGCAGCGCATCGGCAACGTCGCGGTGCTGTACCGGCCGTCCACCGGCAAGCGCCAGATCGTGCTGCCCCGCCCTTGA
- the ftsH gene encoding ATP-dependent zinc metalloprotease FtsH produces MNDLVKNLLLWVVVAIVLMMVFQSFSPNTAGPQEVQYSQFMEDVRNNRIRRVDIAEDERTVTFERTDGARGTVIAPRRDERMIDDLINHDVDIKQAPPSTGPSLAYILINFLPVLLIIGFFFFMMRQMQQGGGKGAMSFGRSRAKLLNEEQTKVTFNDVAGCDEAKEEVSELVEFLRDPSRFQKLGGKIPRGVLMVGPPGTGKTLLARAIAGEAKVPFFSISGSDFVEMFVGVGASRVRDMFEQAKKHSPCIIFIDEIDAVGRHRGAGLGGGHDEREQTLNQLLVEMDGFEGGEGVIVIAATNRPDVLDPALLRPGRFDRQVVVGLPDVKGREQILKVHMRKVPLDDDVDAMIVARGTPGFSGADLANLVNEAALFAARENASEVRMDHFDRARDKILMGAERRSMAMSEEEKELTAYHEAGHAIVGRLVPEHDPVYKVTIIPRGRALGVTMYLPEGDKYSMNRVAIESQLCSLYGGRVAEELIFGEDKVTTGASNDIERATKIARNMVTKWGLSDEMGPIAYSEDEDEVFLGRSVTQHKSVSDDTARKIDEVVRGILDRAYERTRQILTENIDKLHAMAKLLLEYETIDVPQIDAIMEGRDPPPPMGWDKSRRDGGGDGGDGDSKPIPIGGPAEQT; encoded by the coding sequence ATGAACGATCTGGTCAAGAATCTGCTGCTCTGGGTGGTGGTCGCCATCGTCCTGATGATGGTGTTCCAGAGCTTCAGCCCCAACACCGCCGGGCCGCAGGAGGTCCAGTACTCGCAGTTCATGGAGGACGTGCGGAACAACCGCATCCGCCGCGTGGACATCGCCGAGGACGAGCGCACGGTGACCTTCGAGCGTACCGACGGCGCGCGCGGCACCGTGATCGCGCCGCGCCGCGACGAGCGCATGATCGACGACCTGATCAACCACGACGTCGACATCAAGCAGGCGCCCCCGTCCACCGGCCCGTCGCTTGCGTACATCCTGATCAACTTCCTGCCGGTCCTGCTGATCATCGGCTTCTTCTTCTTCATGATGCGGCAGATGCAGCAGGGCGGCGGCAAGGGCGCCATGAGCTTCGGCCGCTCCCGCGCCAAGCTGCTCAACGAGGAGCAGACCAAGGTCACCTTCAACGACGTGGCCGGCTGCGACGAGGCCAAGGAAGAGGTGTCGGAGCTGGTCGAGTTCCTGCGCGATCCCTCGCGGTTCCAGAAGCTGGGCGGCAAGATCCCGCGCGGCGTGCTGATGGTGGGCCCGCCCGGCACCGGCAAGACGCTGCTGGCGCGCGCGATTGCCGGCGAGGCCAAGGTGCCGTTCTTCTCGATCTCCGGCTCCGACTTCGTCGAGATGTTCGTCGGCGTGGGCGCCTCGCGCGTGCGCGACATGTTCGAGCAGGCCAAGAAGCATTCGCCGTGCATCATCTTCATCGATGAGATCGACGCCGTCGGCCGCCACCGCGGCGCCGGGCTGGGCGGCGGCCACGACGAGCGCGAGCAGACCCTGAACCAGCTGCTGGTGGAGATGGACGGCTTCGAGGGCGGGGAGGGGGTGATCGTGATCGCGGCCACCAACCGTCCCGACGTGCTCGATCCGGCGCTGCTGCGCCCGGGCCGCTTCGACCGCCAGGTGGTCGTGGGGCTGCCGGACGTGAAGGGCCGCGAGCAGATCCTCAAGGTGCACATGCGCAAGGTGCCGCTGGATGACGACGTGGACGCGATGATCGTGGCCCGCGGCACGCCCGGCTTCTCGGGCGCGGACCTGGCCAACCTGGTCAACGAGGCGGCGCTGTTCGCCGCCCGCGAGAACGCGAGCGAGGTGCGCATGGACCACTTCGACCGCGCCCGCGACAAGATCCTGATGGGCGCCGAGCGCCGCTCGATGGCCATGAGCGAGGAGGAGAAGGAGCTGACCGCCTACCATGAGGCCGGCCACGCCATCGTCGGCCGCCTGGTGCCCGAGCACGACCCCGTCTACAAGGTCACCATCATCCCGCGCGGCCGCGCCCTGGGCGTGACCATGTACCTGCCCGAGGGTGACAAGTACTCGATGAACCGCGTGGCGATCGAATCCCAGCTGTGCTCGCTGTACGGCGGGCGCGTGGCCGAGGAGCTGATCTTCGGCGAGGACAAGGTCACCACCGGTGCCTCCAACGACATCGAGCGCGCCACCAAGATCGCCCGCAACATGGTCACCAAGTGGGGCCTGTCCGACGAGATGGGGCCCATCGCCTACAGCGAGGACGAGGACGAGGTGTTTCTGGGCCGCTCGGTCACCCAGCACAAGAGCGTCTCGGACGACACCGCGCGCAAGATCGACGAGGTGGTGCGCGGGATCCTGGACCGCGCCTACGAGCGCACGCGCCAGATCCTCACCGAGAACATCGACAAGCTGCACGCGATGGCCAAGCTGCTGCTGGAGTACGAGACCATCGACGTGCCCCAGATCGACGCCATCATGGAAGGCCGCGATCCGCCGCCGCCGATGGGCTGGGACAAGTCGCGCCGTGATGGCGGCGGCGATGGTGGCGACGGCGACAGCAAGCCGATCCCGATCGGCGGGCCGGCCGAGCAGACCTGA